A section of the Ovis canadensis isolate MfBH-ARS-UI-01 breed Bighorn chromosome 1, ARS-UI_OviCan_v2, whole genome shotgun sequence genome encodes:
- the ACP6 gene encoding lysophosphatidic acid phosphatase type 6 — translation MISRVFRLRMWAPVGVLTSLTYCLHQRRVALAEPGGADDQNPVDRSLLELKMVQVVFRHGARSPLKPLPQEDQVEWKPQLLEVPPQTQLDYTVTNLAGGPKPHSPFDSQYRETTLKGGMFAGQLTKVGMEQMFALGERLRKNYVEDIPFLSPNFNPLEVFIRSTNIYRNLESTRCLLAGLFQRQKEGPIVIHTDEASSEVLYPNYQYCWNLRKRTRGRRQAASLQPGISEDLKKVKEGMGIASSDEVDFLVLLDNMAAEQVHNLPSCPTLKRFAWMIEQRAVDTAMYILQWEDREGLQMAVGPFLHILESNLLKAVDPATPPSKTRKLYLYAAHDVTLMPLLITLGIFDHKWPPFAVDLTVELYQHRESKEWFVQLYYRGKEQVPKGCSDRLCPLDQFLNTISVYTLNPEKYHMLCSEAQMMRLGNGE, via the exons CTGACCTCGCTAACCTACTGCCTCCACCAGCGGCGGGTGGCCCTGGCCGAGCCTGGGGGGGCGGACGACCAGAATCCTGTCGACCGAAGCCTGTTGGAGTTGAAAATGGTGCAAGTCGTGTTTCGACACGGGGCGAGGAGCCCTCTCAAGCCGCTCCCGCAGGAGGACCAG GTAGAGTGGAAGCCCCAGCTATTAGAGGTCCCACCGCAAACTCAGCTTGATTATACAGTCACCAATCTTGCTGGTGGCCCGAAACCACACTCTCCTTTCGACTCTCAGTACCGTGAGACCACGCTGAAG GGGGGCATGTTTGCTGGACAGCTGACCAAGGTGGGCATGGAGCAGATGTTTGCCCTCGGGGAGAGGCTGAGGAAGAACTACGTGGAGGACATCCCCTTTCTTTCGCCAAACTTCAACCCACTGGAGGTCTT caTCCGTTCCACTAACATCTATCGGAACCTGGAGTCTACCCGCTGTTTGCTGGCTGGACTTTTCCAGCGTCAAAAAGAAG GACCCATTGTCATCCACACTGATGAAGCAAGCTCGGAAGTCTTGTACCCCAACTACCAATACTGCTGGAACCTGCGGAAAAGAACCAG AGGCCGGAGGCAGGCTGCTTCTTTGCAGCCAGGGATCTCAGAGGAtttgaagaaagtgaaggaaGGGATGGGCATTGCCAGTAGTGATGAAGTGGACTTCCTCGTCCTACTGGACAACATGGCTGCTGAGCAG GTGCACAACCTCCCGAGCTGCCCCACGCTGAAGAGGTTTGCATGGATGATTGAGCAGAGAGCTGTGGACACAGCCATGTACATCCTGCAGTGGGAAGACAG GGAGGGCCTTCAGATGGCAGTTGGCCCATTCCTCCACATCCTGGAGAGCAACCTGCTGAAAGCCGTGGACCCTGCCACTCCGCCCAGCAAGACCAG GAAGCTGTATCTCTATGCAGCTCACGATGTGACCCTCATGCCTCTCTTAATCACCCTGGGAATTTTTGACCACAAATGGCCCCCATTTGCTGTGGACCTGACCGTGGAACTCTACCAGCACCGGGAGTCTAAGGAGTGGTTTGTGCAGCTCTATTACCGAGGGAAG GAGCAAGTGCCAAAAGGTTGCTCTGACCGGCTCTGTCCACTGGACCAGTTCTTGAACACCATATCAGTTTATACCTTAAACCCAGAAAAATACCACATGCTCTGCTCTGAAGCACAGATGATGCGACTTGGAAATGGAGAGTGA